Proteins encoded in a region of the Leptotrichia trevisanii DSM 22070 genome:
- a CDS encoding LptF/LptG family permease: MNKLDKYIILNYVKSFILGMMMFFLIFLLAESISLTGWLMDGKLKGHDAIKYLRYGTPEIITNTAPLGVLLGSLLCISKMAKQLEVAAMKTSGISFARIALFPMIFSFLVSLGVFWLNYDTLGKSNTKKENLKSLKIDNKEPVKSEKKFIFVKIDKKTVLFSEHANKNTGTMEFIEILKFEKGFKEISKIYTSPFAKINPKTNEWTFKDLKEYDNKTNLTKPADTKKFKFVAKMEDVLASPVKAKNLTMPELREKVVYFTRVGADSLNLRIEFYYRISFALASFVMCLIGLSLGSRYVRGGAAVNIGLSVIIGYAYYGVSTILRSMAVTGAVPIYAACFIPLIIFLIVGIKLFRDSEY; this comes from the coding sequence ATGAATAAATTAGACAAATATATAATTCTAAATTATGTAAAAAGTTTTATTTTAGGGATGATGATGTTTTTTTTGATATTTTTACTGGCTGAAAGTATAAGTCTTACAGGATGGCTTATGGATGGAAAACTTAAAGGACATGATGCCATAAAATATTTAAGATACGGGACACCTGAAATTATAACAAATACAGCTCCTCTTGGAGTTCTGCTTGGAAGCCTTCTATGTATAAGCAAGATGGCAAAGCAATTAGAAGTTGCGGCAATGAAGACAAGTGGAATCAGTTTCGCAAGAATAGCCCTATTTCCAATGATTTTTTCATTTCTTGTAAGTCTTGGTGTATTCTGGTTAAATTATGATACTTTAGGAAAATCAAATACTAAAAAGGAAAATTTAAAATCTTTAAAAATTGACAATAAGGAACCAGTCAAGTCGGAGAAAAAATTTATTTTTGTAAAAATTGACAAAAAAACAGTGCTTTTTAGTGAACATGCAAATAAAAATACTGGAACAATGGAGTTCATCGAAATATTAAAATTTGAAAAGGGATTTAAGGAAATAAGTAAAATATATACTTCCCCATTTGCAAAAATTAATCCTAAGACAAACGAATGGACTTTTAAGGACTTGAAGGAATATGATAACAAGACTAATTTAACAAAGCCTGCTGATACAAAAAAATTTAAGTTTGTTGCAAAAATGGAAGATGTTCTGGCAAGTCCAGTCAAGGCCAAAAATCTGACAATGCCTGAGCTGCGTGAAAAAGTAGTTTATTTTACAAGAGTTGGAGCAGATTCCTTAAATTTGAGAATTGAATTTTATTACAGAATATCGTTTGCGCTGGCTTCTTTCGTAATGTGCCTAATTGGGCTTTCGCTGGGGAGCAGATACGTAAGGGGAGGAGCGGCTGTAAATATCGGATTGTCCGTAATAATCGGTTATGCCTATTACGGTGTCAGTACGATTTTACGTTCAATGGCAGTAACTGGGGCAGTTCCAATTTATGCAGCTTGTTTTATTCCATTAATTATATTTTTGATAGTTGGAATAAAATTATTTAGGGATTCTGAATATTAA
- a CDS encoding LptF/LptG family permease: MKIIDRYIYNSLILPSLFGISIFTFIMMLNVVMEVMERLFASDLPFISIIDYLFYAVPGVLVQTIPMGAFLGVMLVYGGLSETNEIVAMEGSGIGLFRIIRPAFIFGVILTLVGLGLELYVNPRALKNINAQTKQILASKPNSLSEEKVFLTNEEKGFGFYIDEVNNEKATAKNFLIINKRGDNQYPIIFLAENAKFDPGIIRLRKVKGYAFDKDGNSQVSAEYQEQEIPITTFFRENKQEVKKSRKEMNIKELKEFYRQNIKNPEEKETALKAQVEIYQRLIGPLASTFLCWLGVLLSVGHRRSGRGISFGISLIVIFGYIGMASYAKIMVLKNNVPANIAMWIPNFVLFILCIYYSIKKYKGN; encoded by the coding sequence ATGAAAATAATTGACAGATATATTTACAATTCACTTATATTGCCGTCATTGTTTGGAATAAGCATATTTACATTCATTATGATGTTAAATGTGGTAATGGAAGTTATGGAGCGGCTGTTTGCAAGTGATTTGCCATTTATATCTATAATTGACTATTTGTTTTATGCAGTACCGGGTGTTCTTGTCCAGACAATTCCGATGGGGGCATTTTTAGGAGTAATGCTTGTTTATGGAGGGCTTTCGGAAACAAATGAGATTGTTGCGATGGAAGGTTCTGGGATAGGACTTTTTAGAATAATCCGTCCAGCATTTATCTTTGGAGTAATACTTACTCTTGTTGGGCTTGGACTTGAGCTTTATGTAAATCCACGTGCATTGAAAAATATAAATGCCCAGACAAAGCAAATTCTAGCTTCAAAGCCAAATTCATTGTCGGAGGAAAAAGTATTTTTGACAAATGAGGAAAAAGGATTTGGATTTTACATTGATGAAGTAAATAATGAAAAAGCCACGGCTAAAAACTTTCTGATTATAAATAAACGTGGAGATAATCAATATCCAATAATATTTCTTGCAGAAAATGCAAAATTTGATCCAGGAATCATAAGATTACGGAAAGTAAAGGGATATGCCTTTGATAAGGATGGTAACAGTCAAGTTTCAGCTGAGTATCAGGAGCAGGAAATACCGATCACTACTTTTTTCAGGGAGAATAAGCAGGAAGTGAAAAAAAGCCGTAAGGAAATGAACATAAAGGAATTAAAAGAATTTTACAGACAAAATATAAAAAATCCTGAAGAAAAAGAAACGGCATTAAAGGCACAGGTGGAAATTTACCAGAGGCTTATTGGGCCGCTTGCAAGTACGTTTTTATGTTGGCTGGGAGTATTGCTTTCGGTAGGGCATAGACGAAGCGGAAGAGGGATAAGCTTTGGGATAAGTTTAATCGTTATATTTGGTTATATAGGAATGGCAAGTTATGCAAAAATTATGGTGCTAAAAAATAATGTACCTGCAAACATTGCAATGTGGATTCCTAATTTTGTTTTATTTATATTGTGCATATATTATTCAATAAAAAAATATAAGGGAAATTAA
- a CDS encoding CvpA family protein: MILDIGFIVLLVIFIILGYRRGFSLEFFNMFKYIFIIFITNHIYKFFLNSNRINPRNQLKIFIIMVVIQCIVYSAILIINGKFLQSIKMKKFDKFYGMMFGIMKIFFVAIIVYIIIITGSGYSRRIRELRDKSFSIQFMTKHALKFADSFPNFIKNDVEGYVISKREKQVINDVLSNYENFKMDEFEKNKIIN, encoded by the coding sequence ATGATATTGGATATTGGATTTATAGTGTTGTTAGTAATATTTATTATTCTTGGCTATAGAAGAGGTTTTTCTTTAGAATTTTTTAATATGTTTAAATATATTTTTATTATTTTTATAACAAATCATATTTATAAGTTTTTTTTAAACTCGAACAGGATTAATCCAAGAAATCAGTTAAAAATATTTATTATTATGGTTGTAATCCAATGTATTGTTTATTCTGCTATTCTAATAATTAATGGAAAATTTTTACAAAGTATAAAAATGAAAAAATTTGACAAATTTTATGGAATGATGTTTGGCATAATGAAAATATTTTTTGTTGCAATTATTGTGTATATAATCATTATTACAGGTTCTGGATATAGCAGAAGAATAAGGGAGTTAAGAGATAAAAGTTTTTCCATACAGTTTATGACAAAGCACGCATTAAAATTTGCAGATTCCTTTCCAAACTTCATAAAAAATGATGTGGAGGGGTATGTTATAAGTAAGAGGGAAAAACAGGTAATAAATGACGTATTGAGTAACTATGAGAATTTTAAGATGGATGAATTTGAAAAAAATAAAATTATTAATTAA
- the alr gene encoding alanine racemase yields the protein MRCWAEININNLYGNIDEIEKIVAKDKIIAVIKADAYGHGMLEICDALIKKGIKNFAVATSDEALKIKELHDDIMVLILGPVENEYMDLIADKNIYFMVTDFEEIEYLEKTGKEKGKTTDVFIKIDTGMGRVGFQESETEKLNEILKNSSHINPIGIFSHFSSSDSDKDYTKLQESKFKAMCEKISSEIQTIKYRHLHNSFGTLKFQDSIEDFVRVGIILYGGVTDEETAPYKFKPVMSLLAKISYIKTLKEDSFISYGNTYLGKAGKTYATVSIGYADGVRRDLSNKGYVFYKGHKCEIVGRICMDQLMVLLPEELKNMAKKGDVVEFFGENISVVEVADLCNTISYEIMCGISQRVPRIYVEKQE from the coding sequence ATGCGATGCTGGGCAGAAATAAATATAAATAATTTATATGGCAATATTGATGAAATTGAAAAAATTGTGGCAAAGGATAAGATAATAGCAGTTATAAAGGCGGATGCCTATGGACATGGGATGCTTGAAATATGTGATGCCCTGATAAAAAAGGGAATTAAAAACTTCGCAGTTGCAACAAGTGATGAGGCACTTAAAATAAAAGAACTTCATGATGATATTATGGTGCTGATACTGGGGCCCGTGGAAAATGAGTACATGGATTTAATTGCAGATAAAAATATTTATTTTATGGTAACAGATTTTGAGGAAATAGAATATTTGGAAAAAACTGGGAAAGAAAAAGGGAAAACTACGGATGTGTTTATAAAGATAGATACTGGAATGGGGCGTGTAGGCTTCCAGGAAAGTGAAACTGAAAAACTGAATGAAATTCTTAAAAATTCCAGCCATATTAATCCAATAGGAATTTTCTCGCATTTTTCATCATCAGATAGCGACAAAGACTATACAAAATTGCAGGAAAGCAAATTTAAAGCAATGTGTGAAAAAATATCAAGTGAGATACAAACAATAAAATATAGACATCTGCACAACAGCTTTGGAACTCTGAAATTTCAGGATAGCATAGAGGATTTTGTAAGAGTGGGAATTATTCTTTATGGTGGAGTTACGGACGAAGAAACAGCTCCATATAAGTTTAAGCCGGTAATGTCCCTTTTGGCAAAGATAAGCTATATAAAAACATTGAAGGAAGATAGTTTTATAAGTTATGGAAATACGTATTTGGGAAAAGCCGGGAAAACTTATGCAACTGTTTCAATTGGTTATGCTGACGGGGTAAGACGTGATTTGTCAAATAAAGGCTATGTTTTTTACAAAGGGCATAAATGTGAAATTGTAGGGCGTATCTGTATGGATCAGCTTATGGTTTTGCTTCCTGAGGAATTGAAGAATATGGCTAAAAAAGGCGATGTTGTGGAATTTTTTGGAGAAAATATAAGTGTTGTGGAAGTTGCTGATCTGTGTAACACGATTTCATATGAAATTATGTGTGGAATAAGTCAAAGAGTGCCTAGAATTTATGTGGAAAAACAGGAGTAA
- the secF gene encoding protein translocase subunit SecF, with translation MKINLKVIQNRKLYLGISTVMVVISLISLFVLKLNLGVDFKGGELLQLKYEKKIDQNAVNSTLGSLVGEIPQMKAKRVQFSDTDNTVIIRTEQLNNTQKAKVMSELSQKTGKYEVVKNETVGAVIGKELTANAIQALLIGSILIIIYITVRFEFIYAVAGIVALVHDVIIAFGVIAMLRYEIDTPFIAAILTILGYSINDTIVVFDRIRENIKKNREGRNKVTLSFGEVIEKSINQVFTRSIYTSVTTLFSVIVLLILGGSTLKTFSMTLFIGMLVGTYSSVFVASPLVYIMKKGKNEPKAKDVIKSSGKTVNGYDEKDKVLV, from the coding sequence ATGAAGATTAATTTGAAAGTAATACAAAATAGAAAACTTTATTTGGGAATTTCAACAGTAATGGTTGTAATTTCGTTAATTTCACTGTTTGTATTAAAACTGAATCTAGGTGTGGATTTTAAAGGTGGAGAATTGTTGCAGCTAAAATATGAGAAAAAAATTGATCAGAATGCAGTAAATAGTACATTAGGAAGTCTAGTTGGAGAAATTCCCCAAATGAAAGCTAAAAGAGTGCAGTTTTCAGATACAGATAATACAGTTATCATAAGAACTGAACAATTAAATAATACACAAAAAGCAAAAGTAATGTCAGAATTGAGTCAAAAAACTGGAAAATACGAAGTTGTGAAAAATGAAACTGTAGGTGCAGTAATCGGTAAGGAATTGACGGCAAATGCAATTCAGGCATTGTTAATTGGAAGTATTTTAATTATTATTTATATTACGGTAAGATTTGAGTTTATTTATGCGGTGGCAGGAATTGTGGCATTAGTTCATGATGTTATTATTGCCTTTGGAGTTATTGCAATGCTCAGATATGAAATAGATACACCATTTATTGCGGCAATTCTTACAATTTTAGGATATTCCATTAACGATACAATCGTTGTATTTGATAGAATTCGTGAAAATATTAAAAAGAACAGGGAAGGCAGAAATAAAGTTACATTGTCGTTTGGAGAAGTAATAGAAAAATCTATAAATCAAGTATTTACAAGATCAATCTATACGTCAGTAACTACATTATTTTCTGTAATTGTATTGCTCATTCTTGGTGGAAGCACATTAAAGACATTTAGTATGACTCTATTTATAGGAATGCTTGTCGGAACTTATTCATCAGTATTTGTAGCAAGTCCTTTGGTTTATATAATGAAAAAAGGTAAAAATGAGCCAAAAGCTAAAGATGTTATAAAAAGTTCTGGTAAGACAGTAAATGGATATGATGAAAAAGATAAGGTTTTAGTTTAA
- the secD gene encoding protein translocase subunit SecD has translation MQNKKSHYVWLLLVIFVPAIILYFNKVKLGLDLRGGTSVVLQAQGKIEPDTMSKVRNIIERRVNSIGVAEPVIQLSGNDKLIVELAGIKDPQKAIELIGTTAKLEFRIKNKDGSYGPVLLEGSALKSAGVSRDQVGMPSVSFELNSQGANTFAKITRENIGKQLAIMLDNKEQSAPTINSEINGGSGIITGRFSMEEANNLANLLKSGALPVEIKIVENRTVGATLGVDSIRQTGIAGLIAMGVISVFMIAIYKLPGIVADIALLINGVLVLGLLSGIGAALTLPGIAGFILTLGMAVDSNVITYERIKEELRLGESLHDAVEKGYENAFPAIIDGNITTLLVATVLFFFGTGPIKGFAVTLALGVVATVITGVFVSKVILKLLIKTFNIKREQLFWKGALNED, from the coding sequence ATGCAGAATAAAAAATCACATTATGTTTGGTTACTTTTGGTAATTTTTGTTCCAGCTATTATTTTGTACTTTAACAAAGTAAAACTGGGACTTGATTTACGTGGTGGAACATCAGTTGTATTACAGGCACAGGGGAAAATTGAGCCTGATACAATGAGTAAGGTTAGAAATATTATTGAAAGACGGGTAAATAGTATTGGGGTAGCTGAGCCTGTTATTCAGCTTAGTGGAAATGATAAATTGATAGTGGAGCTTGCGGGGATAAAAGATCCTCAAAAGGCTATTGAACTGATTGGTACGACAGCAAAACTGGAATTTAGGATAAAAAACAAGGACGGTTCTTATGGGCCTGTTCTATTGGAAGGTTCCGCATTAAAATCAGCAGGAGTTTCAAGAGATCAGGTTGGGATGCCGTCTGTAAGTTTTGAGTTAAATTCACAAGGGGCAAATACTTTTGCCAAGATTACAAGGGAAAATATTGGGAAACAATTGGCAATAATGCTTGATAACAAGGAACAGTCAGCACCTACAATCAATAGTGAAATTAACGGTGGAAGTGGAATTATAACTGGAAGATTTTCAATGGAAGAAGCAAATAACCTTGCAAATCTATTAAAATCAGGGGCATTGCCTGTGGAAATTAAAATTGTTGAAAATAGAACAGTTGGAGCGACACTTGGTGTGGATTCGATAAGACAGACTGGAATTGCTGGATTAATTGCAATGGGTGTAATTTCAGTGTTTATGATTGCGATTTATAAACTGCCGGGAATTGTTGCAGATATTGCATTATTAATAAATGGAGTTCTAGTTTTAGGATTACTTAGTGGTATTGGTGCGGCTTTGACACTTCCGGGAATTGCTGGATTTATCTTGACGTTAGGAATGGCGGTTGACTCGAATGTAATTACTTATGAGAGAATAAAGGAGGAACTGCGGCTTGGAGAATCACTGCATGATGCCGTGGAAAAAGGATATGAAAATGCCTTTCCTGCGATAATTGATGGAAATATAACAACATTACTTGTTGCAACAGTGCTATTTTTCTTTGGAACTGGGCCAATTAAAGGATTTGCAGTAACATTGGCACTTGGGGTAGTCGCTACGGTAATTACAGGAGTATTTGTTTCAAAAGTAATATTAAAGTTACTTATAAAAACATTTAATATAAAAAGGGAACAACTGTTCTGGAAAGGAGCTTTGAATGAAGATTAA
- the ruvX gene encoding Holliday junction resolvase RuvX: MKKFIGLDVGDVRIGVAKCDPLGILATALEVIDRTKTNPVERIKEILDDEGTKKVVVGMPKSLDGMKKRQVEKVEEFVEELKKSIPNIQIIFMDERYTTTEAEHYLKNYSKKNGKERRKVVDMVAASIILQKYLDTLS; encoded by the coding sequence ATGAAAAAATTTATTGGATTAGATGTGGGAGATGTCAGAATTGGAGTTGCAAAATGTGATCCTTTGGGAATTTTAGCGACTGCTCTTGAAGTGATTGACAGGACAAAGACAAATCCCGTTGAAAGAATAAAGGAAATATTGGATGATGAAGGCACAAAAAAAGTTGTAGTGGGAATGCCAAAAAGCCTAGATGGCATGAAGAAACGTCAAGTGGAAAAAGTGGAAGAATTTGTGGAAGAATTAAAAAAAAGTATTCCAAATATTCAGATTATCTTTATGGATGAGCGTTACACTACGACAGAGGCTGAACATTATTTAAAAAACTATTCCAAAAAGAATGGAAAAGAACGTAGAAAAGTAGTAGATATGGTTGCAGCGTCAATCATTTTGCAAAAATATTTAGATACATTGAGTTAA
- the alaS gene encoding alanine--tRNA ligase: protein MTGNEIRKSFVDFFKSKEHKHFESASLIPDDKSLLLTVAGMVPFKPFFLGEKEAPFKRITTYQKCIRTNDLENVGRTPRHHTFFEMLGNFSFGDYFKKEAIEWSWEYITKVLKLEEDRLWVSVYKTDDEAYEIWNKEIGVPAERIVKLGEEDNWWAAGPVGSCGPCSEIYYDTQNMGKNNEEADRKPGDDGDRFLEIWNLVFTEWNRLEDGSLVPLPEKNIDTGAGLERIASVVQNKDNNFDTDLFTNIIKGIKSVLEIQGNENEEAIKIIADHVRASVFLIGDGVLPSNEGRGYILRKIIRRAFGAGSAAKQKVFEKEDIFLYKLVPYVLETMNEAYPELAEKQEYIEKVIRLEEERFATTLKNGTEMLEEEIQKLKGANQKELPAELTFKLYDTFGFPFELTKLILENQGFEASEEEFEKKLAEQVQRSKDSRTTISDMIKDEFIDEFFEKHGKTEFTGYLENFEEKSTLLHIAKSEGISGYEMIFDKTPFYAESGGQVADTGIITSGEFEGRVVNVVKKHDVFIHQVEITRGIAPAVGVEVKMQIDVNRRKDIQRNHTATHILHKVLRENLGTHVEQSGSLVDDEKLRFDFSHYEAISPEMIEKIEKGVNDIILSNLQVKINYENIEDAKARGAMALFSDKYGDIVRVVEIDGYSIELCGGTHVKSTGEIGLFNIESESGIASGTRRITATTGHKSLNYVNRLEEKIKEISDIFRTDEKNVVDIIEKYIGDMRAAVKVYEEMQTKLVKYEINEMLENVETVNGVKVLKTSFENKNVDELKEIVDRGKEKMQSGIIILGTNNNGKAIFVVGVTKDLISKVKAGEIVKVAAQIAGGNGGGRPDFAQAGGKDGSAVKEAVEKAFEFVTEKL from the coding sequence ATGACAGGAAATGAAATAAGAAAAAGTTTTGTAGATTTTTTTAAATCAAAAGAGCATAAGCATTTTGAAAGTGCATCGCTTATACCAGATGATAAGAGTTTATTGCTGACTGTAGCAGGAATGGTACCGTTTAAACCGTTTTTCTTGGGAGAAAAGGAGGCACCATTTAAAAGAATTACTACTTATCAGAAATGTATTAGAACTAATGACTTGGAAAATGTAGGAAGAACGCCTAGACATCATACATTTTTTGAAATGTTAGGAAATTTCTCGTTTGGAGATTATTTTAAAAAGGAAGCTATTGAATGGTCTTGGGAGTATATAACGAAAGTATTGAAACTGGAAGAGGACAGACTTTGGGTGTCTGTGTATAAAACAGATGATGAGGCTTATGAAATTTGGAATAAGGAAATTGGAGTGCCGGCAGAAAGAATTGTTAAACTTGGAGAAGAGGACAACTGGTGGGCAGCAGGGCCTGTGGGATCTTGCGGGCCTTGCAGCGAGATTTATTACGATACTCAGAATATGGGGAAAAATAACGAAGAAGCTGACAGAAAGCCGGGAGACGATGGAGATAGATTTTTAGAAATCTGGAATCTGGTATTTACTGAATGGAACAGGCTTGAAGACGGTTCACTTGTGCCGCTTCCAGAAAAGAATATTGACACAGGGGCAGGACTTGAAAGAATTGCTTCTGTTGTGCAAAACAAGGATAACAACTTTGATACTGATTTGTTTACAAATATTATAAAAGGGATAAAATCTGTACTTGAAATTCAAGGAAATGAAAATGAGGAAGCAATAAAAATTATTGCCGATCACGTAAGAGCCTCAGTATTTTTGATTGGAGATGGAGTATTGCCGTCAAACGAAGGGCGTGGATATATTTTAAGAAAAATTATAAGACGTGCCTTTGGAGCTGGAAGTGCCGCAAAACAGAAGGTTTTTGAAAAAGAAGATATATTTCTTTATAAATTAGTACCTTATGTTCTTGAGACAATGAATGAAGCATATCCAGAGTTAGCTGAAAAGCAGGAATATATTGAAAAAGTTATAAGACTGGAAGAAGAAAGATTTGCAACAACTTTGAAAAATGGAACTGAAATGCTGGAAGAAGAAATTCAAAAATTAAAAGGGGCAAATCAGAAGGAATTGCCAGCTGAACTGACTTTCAAACTGTATGATACTTTTGGATTCCCATTTGAACTTACAAAATTAATCTTGGAAAATCAAGGATTTGAAGCATCAGAAGAAGAATTTGAGAAAAAACTGGCAGAACAGGTACAGCGTTCAAAAGACAGTAGAACAACAATTTCTGATATGATAAAAGATGAATTTATAGATGAATTTTTTGAAAAACATGGGAAAACAGAATTTACTGGATATTTAGAAAATTTTGAGGAAAAAAGCACGCTTTTACATATTGCCAAAAGTGAAGGAATTTCAGGATACGAGATGATTTTTGATAAAACGCCGTTTTATGCTGAATCTGGAGGGCAAGTTGCTGATACGGGAATTATTACTTCTGGAGAATTTGAAGGAAGAGTTGTAAATGTGGTTAAAAAACACGATGTCTTTATTCATCAGGTTGAAATTACAAGGGGAATTGCTCCAGCGGTAGGCGTAGAAGTGAAAATGCAAATTGATGTAAATCGTAGAAAAGATATTCAGAGAAATCATACAGCTACACATATTTTACACAAAGTTTTAAGAGAAAATCTTGGAACACACGTTGAGCAGTCTGGATCGCTTGTGGATGATGAAAAATTAAGATTTGACTTTTCACATTACGAGGCAATTAGTCCAGAAATGATTGAAAAAATTGAAAAAGGTGTAAATGACATTATTTTATCGAACTTACAGGTAAAAATTAATTATGAAAATATTGAAGATGCAAAGGCAAGAGGAGCAATGGCACTTTTCTCGGATAAATACGGAGATATAGTCCGTGTTGTTGAAATTGACGGATATTCCATTGAACTTTGCGGAGGAACGCACGTTAAATCGACTGGAGAAATCGGATTATTCAATATTGAATCTGAAAGCGGGATTGCTTCAGGAACACGTAGAATTACAGCCACAACAGGACACAAGAGTTTAAATTACGTAAATAGGCTTGAAGAAAAAATAAAGGAAATATCTGATATTTTCAGAACAGATGAAAAAAATGTTGTCGATATTATCGAAAAATATATTGGGGATATGAGAGCGGCAGTAAAAGTATACGAAGAAATGCAGACAAAACTTGTAAAATACGAAATCAATGAAATGCTTGAAAACGTTGAAACAGTAAATGGTGTGAAAGTGTTAAAAACATCATTTGAAAATAAAAATGTTGATGAATTGAAAGAGATTGTAGACAGAGGAAAAGAAAAAATGCAGTCTGGAATCATCATTTTGGGAACAAATAACAATGGAAAGGCAATTTTCGTAGTTGGAGTTACAAAAGACTTGATTTCAAAAGTGAAGGCTGGAGAAATAGTAAAAGTTGCAGCTCAAATCGCTGGTGGGAACGGTGGAGGACGTCCTGACTTTGCACAGGCTGGTGGAAAAGATGGAAGTGCTGTAAAAGAAGCTGTTGAAAAGGCATTTGAGTTTGTAACTGAAAAATTATAA
- a CDS encoding Type 1 glutamine amidotransferase-like domain-containing protein, translating to MKNMILTSSLYESIELVKKFLDKNTESKKILFIPTATNVDEYKKYIHLTQKVFEDFGYEVENFDVSVFSEEIAKEKLSEAKIIFISGGNTFYLLQELKRKNLIPYLKERIENGLLYIGESAGSVIAAPDIEYASIVDDKTLATELDDYAGLNLVDFYIVPHFEEEPFVEGSRNTVELYKDKLDLKLINNKEAILVENNNFTIIK from the coding sequence TTGAAAAATATGATTTTAACATCGTCTTTATACGAAAGCATAGAACTTGTAAAAAAATTTTTAGATAAAAATACTGAAAGTAAGAAAATATTATTTATTCCAACAGCAACTAATGTGGATGAATATAAAAAATACATACATCTTACACAGAAGGTATTTGAAGATTTTGGATATGAAGTGGAAAATTTTGATGTTTCTGTTTTTTCAGAAGAGATTGCAAAAGAAAAATTGTCAGAAGCAAAGATAATTTTTATTTCTGGCGGAAATACATTTTATTTATTGCAAGAATTAAAAAGAAAAAATTTAATACCTTATTTAAAGGAAAGAATAGAAAATGGACTGCTATATATTGGAGAATCAGCAGGTTCAGTAATAGCGGCTCCTGATATAGAGTATGCCTCTATAGTGGATGACAAGACATTGGCAACAGAATTAGATGATTATGCAGGATTAAATCTAGTAGATTTTTACATAGTTCCTCATTTTGAGGAAGAGCCTTTTGTGGAAGGTTCGAGAAATACTGTTGAACTGTATAAAGATAAATTGGATTTGAAACTGATTAATAATAAAGAAGCAATATTGGTTGAAAATAATAATTTTACAATAATAAAATAA
- the lptB gene encoding LPS export ABC transporter ATP-binding protein has protein sequence MARKISIEADSLKKIYKNREVVKSVSLSMEKGEVVGLLGPNGAGKTTTFYMITGIVRPNHGRVMYNGEEITNLPMYKRARLGLGYLPQEASVFRNLTVEENIVSVLEMRGVNKKERIATMENLIEEFKLSHVAKSLGYALSGGERRRVEIARTISTNPDFILLDEPFAGVDPIAVEDIQNIIMQLKERGLGILITDHNVRETLRITERAYIMAEGTILIAGTGQQIANDETARRVYLGDNFKLD, from the coding sequence ATGGCTAGAAAAATTAGTATAGAAGCCGATAGCTTGAAGAAAATATATAAAAACAGGGAAGTTGTAAAAAGTGTGAGCCTGTCGATGGAAAAGGGTGAAGTTGTGGGACTGCTTGGGCCTAATGGAGCTGGAAAAACGACTACCTTTTATATGATTACAGGAATTGTGAGGCCTAATCATGGCAGAGTTATGTACAATGGGGAGGAAATTACAAATTTGCCAATGTATAAGAGAGCTAGGCTTGGGCTTGGATATTTGCCTCAGGAGGCTTCTGTCTTTAGGAACTTGACTGTGGAGGAAAATATTGTATCGGTTCTTGAAATGCGAGGAGTTAATAAGAAAGAAAGAATTGCCACAATGGAAAATCTTATCGAGGAATTTAAATTGTCTCATGTAGCGAAAAGTTTGGGATATGCACTTTCTGGAGGGGAACGTAGACGTGTGGAAATTGCTAGAACTATTTCTACAAATCCAGATTTTATACTGCTGGATGAACCTTTTGCGGGAGTAGATCCGATTGCAGTTGAGGATATCCAGAATATAATAATGCAGTTAAAGGAACGTGGACTTGGAATACTAATTACCGATCATAACGTGCGTGAAACGTTGAGAATTACAGAAAGAGCATATATAATGGCGGAAGGCACAATTCTGATTGCAGGAACAGGACAGCAGATTGCAAATGATGAAACGGCTAGAAGAGTTTATCTAGGGGATAACTTCAAACTTGATTAG